In Methanobacteriales archaeon HGW-Methanobacteriales-1, one genomic interval encodes:
- the rfbB gene encoding dTDP-glucose 4,6-dehydratase, translating into MTKILITGGAGFIGSNFVRYMLDKYPNYEIINLDAITYCGNLENLSGIEDNPNYTFVKGDISDKELVFSISSDVDYIINFAAESHVDRSIEDPEIFIKSNIIGTQVLLEAAREHETKKYLQVSTDEVYGSLGKSGYFTEKTPIAANSPYSASKAGADLMVRAYHKTFDLPINITRCSNNYGPYQFPEKLIPLMIFNALENKSLPVYGDGMNVRDWLHVYDHCTAIDLVLHAGKIGEVYNIGGNNEKKNIDIVKLILENLDKDESLIEYVKDRPGHDKRYAIDSSKIQNELGWEPKYTFETGIAETIQWYLKNKKWRENIKDCKHQL; encoded by the coding sequence ATGACAAAAATATTAATCACTGGTGGAGCAGGATTTATAGGAAGCAATTTTGTTAGATATATGCTTGATAAATATCCTAATTATGAAATTATTAATCTGGATGCTATTACCTACTGTGGAAACTTAGAAAATTTAAGTGGAATAGAAGATAATCCTAATTATACTTTTGTTAAAGGAGATATAAGTGATAAGGAGCTTGTTTTCAGTATAAGCTCTGATGTTGATTATATTATAAATTTTGCTGCTGAATCTCACGTGGACAGAAGCATTGAAGATCCAGAGATATTCATAAAATCCAATATCATAGGAACACAGGTGCTCCTGGAAGCTGCTAGAGAGCATGAAACAAAAAAGTATCTTCAGGTTTCCACTGACGAAGTTTATGGTTCACTTGGAAAATCAGGTTATTTCACCGAAAAAACACCAATAGCTGCTAACAGCCCATATTCCGCCAGCAAAGCTGGAGCTGACTTAATGGTTAGGGCCTATCATAAAACCTTTGATTTACCAATTAATATCACGCGATGTTCCAACAATTATGGGCCTTATCAATTTCCAGAAAAATTAATACCTTTAATGATCTTTAATGCTCTGGAAAACAAATCATTACCCGTTTATGGTGATGGAATGAATGTAAGAGATTGGTTACATGTTTACGACCATTGCACAGCTATAGATTTGGTCTTACATGCTGGAAAAATAGGAGAAGTTTATAATATTGGTGGAAATAATGAAAAGAAAAATATCGATATTGTTAAATTGATTCTTGAAAATCTGGACAAGGATGAATCTCTTATTGAGTATGTAAAAGATCGGCCGGGACATGATAAGCGTTATGCCATTGATTCCAGTAAAATTCAAAATGAATTAGGTTGGGAACCCAAATATACATTTGAAACAGGTATTGCTGAAACAATCCAATGGTACCTTAAAAACAAAAAATGGCGGGAAAATATTAAGGACTGTAAACATCAATTATAG